Proteins encoded together in one Telopea speciosissima isolate NSW1024214 ecotype Mountain lineage chromosome 4, Tspe_v1, whole genome shotgun sequence window:
- the LOC122658610 gene encoding pathogenesis-related thaumatin-like protein 3.5 — translation MVFSRNLSLLVTLLLLENTISISATVFTLQNSCSYTIWPGTLSGNGGAVLGDGGFPLPPGTSVQLSAPPGWSGRFWARTGCNFDGSGNGHCTTGDCGGLNCPGGGAPPVTLAEFTIGINSQQDFYDVSLVDGYNVGMGVRAFGGSGACQNAGCIAELNANCPAELQMMETGTVVACKSACEAFNTPEFCCTGDHSTPQTCSPTSYSEMFKSACPTAYSYAYDDASSTCTCTGSDYLIAFCPTGSS, via the exons ATGGTGTTCAGCAGAAACTTGTCTCTTCTCGTAACACTTCTATTACTAG AGAACACAATATCGATATCAGCCACGGTTTTCACGCTCCAAAACTCCTGCAGCTACACAATCTGGCCCGGAACCTTATCCGGCAATGGCGGTGCCGTACTCGGCGACGGTGGTTTTCCTTTGCCACCAGGTACATCAGTACAGCTCAGTGCACCACCCGGTTGGTCCGGCCGATTTTGGGCACGAACCGGATGCAACTTCGACGGCTCGGGCAATGGTCATTGCACTACTGGTGACTGCGGTGGACTTAACTGTCCCGGTGGAGGCGCACCACCTGTGACCCTCGCCGAGTTCACCATCGGCATCAACAGCCAACAAGACTTCTACGACGTGAGTCTAGTAGACGGTTACAATGTCGGGATGGGAGTGAGGGCATTCGGTGGGAGCGGCGCGTGTCAGAATGCCGGTTGCATTGCTGAGCTCAATGCAAACTGTCCGGCGGAACTACAAATGATGGAGACAGGGACGGTGGTGGCATGTAAGAGCGCGTGCGAAGCCTTTAACACGCCGGAGTTCTGTTGTACTGGGGATCACTCTACTCCACAGACATGTTCCCCAACGAGTTACTCGGAGATGTTCAAGAGCGCGTGTCCGACGGCGTATAGCTATGCTTACGATGATGCGTCGAGTACTTGCACCTGCACTGGCTCTGATTATTTGATCGCCTTCTGCCCCACCGGATCATCatga
- the LOC122659011 gene encoding calcium uniporter protein 3, mitochondrial-like yields the protein MALRRTLAQRLYKVTKISTPSNTLSHSPFSSPSSEQPLIPPDPAKDGFFRRFIHKRTIIQSLPLGEKLKEILNGMNSSGGDRLRLDGLNPPPATTSAVTPKQISISVEDTTNLLRLLRLKMLRTKLRSIPKNCISYSNFVHICSDGCSSPDQGLEYAKTLEESGAVIVFGNIVFLRPDQVAKVEEAIISLSMDDLRREELEQMEKEKIAIGQKAREELEEMEKEKIEIDQKANDLVGREICIVLGFVVMQIAASMRLTFWELSWDVMEPICFHVTAIYFLARLTFFFRTSKEPSFQRFYETRFLAKQKRLMKNKKFDIKRFDELRRGCSSFSSATPGFNLRSIIQEIEYSSLIR from the exons ATGGCGCTCCGTAGAACCCTAGCACAACGTCTCTACAAAGTAACCAAAATCTCAACCCCAAGCAATACCCTATCacattctcctttttcttctccgtCATCTGAACAACCTTTAATCCCTCCCGATCCTGCTAAGGATGGATTTTTCCGGAGATTTATTCATAAGAGAACGATTATCCAGTCCCTGCCTCTTggtgagaagttgaaggagatcCTAAATGGGATGAACTCTAGCGGAGGAGATCGTCTCCGATTGGATGGATTGAATCCTCCTCCGGCGACGACATCAGCAGTTACTCCCAAacaaatttcaatttcagttGAGGACACGACAAATTTGTTGAGGCTATTGCGGTTGAAGATGTTGAGAACGAAATTGAGAAGCATTCCAAAAAACTGCATCTCATATTCAAATTTTGTTCATATCTGCTCCGACGGTTGCTCAAGTCCCGATCAAGGATTGGAGTACGCGAAGACGTTGGAGGAATCCGGAGCCGTCATTGTCTTTGGAAATATTGTGTTCCTCCGGCCCGATCAG GTAGCAAAAGTGGAGGAGGCCATAATTTCTCTATCAATGGACGATCTCAGAAGAGAAGAACTAGAACAGatggaaaaggagaaaattgcAATAGGCCAAAAAGCAAgagaagaactagaagagatggaaaaggagaaaattgaaATCGACCAAAAAGCAAATGACTTGGTTGGAAGGGAGATATGTATTGTGCTGGGCTTCGTTGTAATGCAAATCGCGGCATCCATGAGGCTCACCTTTTGGGAGTTATCTTGGGATGTGATGGAGCCAATCTGTTTCCATGTGACGGCCATTTACTTTTTGGCGcgtttaaccttcttcttcaggaCATCCAAGGAACCTTCTTTCCAACGGTTCTACGAGACCCGATTTTTGGCCAAGCAGAAGCGGCTGATGAAGAATAAGAAGTTCGACATCAAAAGATTTGACGAGCTCCGCAGAGGCTGTTCATCCT TTTCGTCTGCAACTCCTGGGTTCAATCTAAGAAGTATCATTCAGGAAATAGAATATTCTTCTCTAATACGGTAA
- the LOC122658609 gene encoding uncharacterized protein LOC122658609, translating to MEVKVLRRCLSTLQSRYQTSFLFAALLFEIVLVLVWVEGANAKSQGNQLQWQGLEKGNKEVLSHSCIHDQLLEQRRRPGRKEYSITPQVYEVPGHSGHLHRMGRALLGVSQSLELQKDGRKPIRIYLNYDAVGHSTERDCRSVGGIVKVGEPPVTSVPGTPACNPHGDPPIFGDCWYNCTLEDISGEDKRCRLRKALGQTADWFRRALAVEPVKGNLRLSGYSACGQDGGVQLPREYVEEGVADADLVLLVTTRPTTGNTLAWAVACERDQWGRAIAGHVNVAPRHLTAEAESLLSATLIHEVMHVLGFDPHAFAHFRDEKKRRRNQVTVQAMDEKLGRMVTRVVLPHVVMHARSHYGAYSENFTGLELEDGGGRGTSGSHWEKRLMMNEIMTGSVDTRSVVSKMTLALLEDSGWYQANYSMADSLDWGRNQGTEFVTSPCNLWKGAYYCNTTQLSGCTYNREAEGYCPIVSYSGELPQWARYFPQSNKGGQSLLADYCTYFVAYSDGSCTDTNSARTPDRMLGEVRGSSSRCMASSLVRTGFVRGSMTQGNGCYQHRCVNNSLEVAVDGIWKVCPEAGGSVQFPGFNGELICPAYHELCSTVPAPVPGQCPSSCNSNGDCIDGKCHCFLGFNGHECSKRSCPNHCSGHGRCLRNGICECQSGRTGVDCSTAVCDEQCSLHGGVCDNGICEFRCSDYAGYTCQNSSMLLPSLSVCRDVLARDTMGQNCAPSDPSILQQLEAAVVMPNYNRLIPGGRTLFSILDSGYCAAAAKRLACWISIQKCDKDGDNRLRVCHSACRSYNTACGACLDCSDQTLFSSEEEGEGQCTGFAEMRPWWVRRFQSFYSS from the exons ATGGAGGTGAAGGTCTTGAGGCGATGTCTGTCTACGTTGCAATCGAGATATCAGACCTCTTTTCTGTTTGCAGCGCTTCTTTTTGAA ATTGTGTTGGTTCTGGTCTGGGTTGAAGGTGCCAATGCCAAATCCCAAGGAAATCAGCTGCAATGGCAAGGCCTTGAGAAGGGTAATAAGGAAGTTCTCTCACATTCATGCATTCATGATCAGCTACTTGAACAGAGGAGGCGACCCGGTCGCAAGGAGTATTCAATCACTCCACAAGTTTATGAGGTGCCTGGTCACTCGGGACATCTTCACCGTATGGGAAGGGCATTGCTTGGAGTGTCACAATCATTGGAGCTGCAAAAGGATGGAAGGAAACCAATTAGAATATATTTGAACTATGATGCTGTGGGTCACTCAACTGAAAGAGATTGTCGAAGTGTTGGGGGAATTGTAAAG GTTGGGGAGCCACCTGTGACTTCTGTTCCTGGAACTCCTGCTTGCAATCCTCATGGAGATCCTCCAATTTTTGGTGACTGTTGGTATAACTGCACCTTGGAAGATATTTCTGGAGAAGATAAGAGGTGTCGTCTTCGTAAG GCTCTGGGGCAGACTGCTGACTGGTTTAGAAGGGCTTTAGCTGTTGAGCCTGTGAAAGGAAATTTGCGGTTAAGTGGATATTCTGCGTGTGGACAGGATGGTGGTGTACAGCTCCCACGTGAATATGTAGAAG AGGGTGTAGCTGATGCAGATTTAGTTCTTTTGGTAACTACAAGGCCTACAACTGGAAATACTCTAGCATGGGCTGTGGCATGTGAGCGTGATCAATGGGGCCGTGCAATTgctg GACATGTGAATGTTGCTCCTCGTCATTTGACAGCTGAAGCAGAGTCGTTACTTTCAGCTACTCTGATACACGAG GTAATGCATGTTCTTGGCTTTGATCCTCATGCCTTCGCACATTTTCGGGATGAGAAGAAACGAAGGCGGAACCAG GTCACTGTACAAGCCATGGATGAGAAGCTGGGGCGGATGGTGACCCGTGTGGTGCTTCCACATGTTGTCATGCATGCACGATCTCATTATGGA GCCTACTCTGAGAATTTTACTGGTTTAGAACTGGAAGATGGAGGAGGTCGTGGCACATCAG GATCACACTGGGAGAAAAGGCTTATGATGAATGAAATTATGACAGGATCAGTGGATACAAGATCAGTAGTTTCAAAAATGACTTTGGCTTTGTTAGAGGATAGTGGATGGTACCAGGCTAACTATAGTATGGCAGACAGTCTTGATTGGGGTCGCAACCAAGGGACAGAATTTGTTACCTCCCCCTGCAATCTATGGAAGGGAGCGTACTATTGCAACACGACACAGTTATCTGGCTGTACATACAACAGGGAAGCTGAGGGGTATTGCCCAATTGTAAGTTATAGTGGAGAACTCCCTCAGTGGGCTCGCTACTTTCCACAGTCCAACAAAG GTGGGCAGTCATTATTGGCTGATTATTGTACATATTTTGTGGCTTACTCTGATGGCTCATGTACGGACACAAATAGTGCACGGACTCCCGACAGAATGTTGGGTGAAGTACGGGGAAGTAGCTCCCG GTGCATGGCTTCATCTTTGGTGCGAACTGGTTTTGTCCGAGGATCCATGACCCAAGGAAATGGTTGTTATCAACATAGATGTGTAAACAATTCGTTAGAG GTTGCTGTTGATGGCATTTGGAAAGTATGTCCAGAGGCTGGTGGATCAGTTCAGTTTCCTGGGTTCAATG GTGAACTGATCTGCCCAGCTTATCACGAACTCTGTAGTACAGTGCCAGCACCTGTACCTGGTCAATGTCCCAGTTCGTGTAATTCCAATGGAGATTGCATTGATGGAAAATGCCACTGCTTTTTAGGATTTAATGGTCATGAATGCAGCAAAC GCTCCTGCCCAAATCATTGTAGTGGGCATGGTAGGTGTCTCCGTAATGGAATCTGTGAATGTCAAAGTGGGCGTACAGGCGTTGACTGCTCAACAG CCGTGTGTGATGAACAGTGCAGTCTGCATGGTGGTGTCTGTGATAATGGAATTTGTGAGTTCCGTTGCTCTGATTATGCGGGCTATACATGCCAGAACAGCTCCATGCTCCTCCCCAGTCTTTCAGTTTGCAGGGACGTTCTAGCAAGAGATACGATGGGGCAAAACTGTGCTCCTAGTGACCCAAGTATATTGCAACAGTTAGAAGCTGCTGTTGTCATGCCCAACTACAACAGATTGATTCCTGGTGGTCGGACATTGTTTAGCATCCTTGACAGTGGTTACTGTGCTGCAGCTGCGAAGCGGCTAGCATGCTGG ATTTCCATACAAAAGTGTGACAAAGATGGGGATAACAGGCTTCGGGTATGCCATTCAGCATGCCGGTCATACAATACAGCCTGTGGAGCATGTCTTGATTGCTCGGATCAGACTCTCTTCAGCAGTGAAGAGGAAGGCGAGGGGCAGTGCACTGGTTTTGCTGAGATGAGACCGTGGTGGGTGCGTCGATTCCAGAGCTTTTATTCCTCATAG